A window of the Scleropages formosus chromosome 5, fSclFor1.1, whole genome shotgun sequence genome harbors these coding sequences:
- the LOC108926380 gene encoding microtubule-associated protein RP/EB family member 1-like produces the protein MAVNVYSTSVTSDNLSRHDMLAWVNESLQMNHTKIEMLCSGAAYCQFMDMLFPGSVPLKKVKFQAKLEHEFIHNFKILQAAFKKMGVDKVIPVDRLMKGKFQDNFEFVQWFKKFFDANYDGKEYDPVEARQGQDTGPSQSPSVSAVAKPKKPGSTGNAAPQRVVVASKPPPKTTTTGPVRRTGFGDEERNELLQEVSLLKSTIQDMEKERDFYFGKLRNIELICQEKEGENDSTLQRIVDILYATDEGFVIPDTEQGDQEEF, from the exons ATGGCTGTGAATGTCTACTCTACCTCTGTGACCAGCGACAACCTGAGTCGCCATGACATGCTGGCATGGGTTAATGAGTCACTGCAGATGAACCACACCAAGATTGAGATGCTGTGTTCAG GTGCAGCCTATTGTCAGTTCATGGACATGCTTTTCCCAGGTTCTGTGCCTCTGAAGAAGGTGAAATTCCAGGCCAAACTGGAACATGAATTCATTCACAACTTCAAAATCCTGCAAGCTGCTTTCAAGAAGATGGGTGTTGATAAG GTTATTCCAGTGGATCGACTGATGAAGGGCAAGTTCCAGGACAACTTTGAGTTTGTGCAGTGGTTCAAGAAGTTCTTTGATGCCAACTATGATGGGAAGGAATATGATCCAGTGGAGGCCCGGCAGGGCCAGGACACTGGTCCATCCCAGAGCCCTAGCGTATCTGCTGTTGCTAAGCCCAAAAAGCCTGGGAGCACTGGGAATGCTG CTCCTCAGCGAGTGGTCGTAGCTTCCAAACCCCCTCCAAAGACTACCACAACAGGTCCAGTACGGAGGACCGGGTTCGGGGATGAGGAGAGGAATGAGCTCCTGCAAGAG GTGTCCTTACTGAAGTCTACCATCCAGGACATGGAGAAGGAGCGAGACTTCTACTTTGGCAAACTGAGGAACATTGAGCTCATCTGTCAAGAGAAAGAAGGCGAGAATGACTCCACATTGCAAAGGATTGTGGACATTCTATATGCCACAGAT GAGGGGTTTGTCATCCCAGACACCGAGCAGGGGGATCAAGAGGAGTTTTAA
- the LOC108926405 gene encoding protein SOGA1-like: MDGGSNPEQQPQQAAAGGHAPGHGAPVKKVRVSRRHGKEARPPACAAARGIPLAEPAACARRKVPHHVHVPRVQGKVSSPDSSSEDSGGQSADTRTPGKPDRETLGGGADLGLGGRGVPLTSSDLTGRLGDAQQQEEEEEEEGEQELLRDLEELRSENEYLKDEMEEMRAEMLEMRDAFLKEEEGQLQELRAQLEGARRTCRVLQYRLRKAERHSLRVAHSGQVDRELVGTLEQDVKVARDVSVRLHAELSRAEDHWNRLERENQELREKLLDLEVANQVLKEEVDKARENSLRKRGLRSSTKADRKSSQDDIADLKCQLHFAKEESLLMCKKLTKTAKESEAMREELARYRALYGDVDTPPSGEMTAGSLYTREAEVKVHLRLVEEEANLLSRRIVELEVENRGLQAEMEVLKEKEAGLGADSMRELKKHLQFVEGDVELVQRSMAELQEQNWALKTRLGRSRAELELEPNSNTFSRGDEEPLEGGMQSRAQDGNLPSHIDRRPPPLDGPGAGEQELLVGEERNAQKDCCCPSSLRSTDQETLVAVREQAHLVGTTIRLLLRPGPDSTGPFWPRGLLAGTLASRLEALQVLLLGLLEGEETPGSCGRRQVEGAERESAGTPVPPLCRHHELVKEAAAERKVRGQEAKTNQALRGTGLEAEAEETCTQMLSLRLRHHDSKTLELRQDAQLLILRLRCFLKQWRKGQARDPGRKESLQVGSDLGSTLQDLKGALRDLSAILHKECQGSLEHKQQFHDSKTTWEVDRSELRREVLPDAHPQLDSKDTEADCLNEVLQRGCEEHTRPVVAEPCIPITESFQEQWMCEKMELLDRLCHEQNHLQAKLDAQFLQRKTSERKSSLETEAQETNSQRRNCAVSPQLGNEGFPDSSVDHRAKAEGSRKREDSERYPFFAHTDLGSMSGKNWMYLTEEAGALKGNEPFKTWDCPSWTSTFPDLDLGHGWVRRSCTAPDKSGLRIYYSPPGTRRITPRPTSETGKKEEEMVAKSEEFKSLSNSTESVDSTGTLTITFENWINRLSEQQRDLLENGSASRTSGTGFPLPFEHLEMSGNLSDDMKEMTYSMRQVARPGPLESRLRDAACQTSEEEDTGDPKAPVPLLVSVGLQTEAPSSSTATQNRKSWPPRVSSLGTARVRHISVSLERVPDRSKRSRCGSPKLQRRLVCSSSTSRLDSGRDHLGLWGLPQRDTSAPALTQSTSAQGSPSGPLSSVAEEARTVVSNKAANKAANKASSAHKYGIVQEFFRNVCSRGHAPTLGGRQESMKTMVSPCGDRRVLVEDKKAEHPASRATSLVRSNSFSKIVNKRLTNQSPRDERGGASRAPHTAERTMSGSTLEDVACDCTSQSLTSCFSRSSRSFSHHTPGQCKPRPPEPSITLTTVEKEKLSQD; this comes from the exons ATGGACGGCGGCTCGAACCCGGAGCAGCAGCCCCAGCAAGCGGCTGCCGGCGGTCACGCGCCCGGTCACGGGGCCCCGGTGAAGAAAGTACGGGTATCCAGGCGCCACGGGAAGGAGGCGAGACCCCCCGCGTGCGCGGCAGCGCGAGGCATCCCACTAGCGGAGCCGGCCGCGTGCGCCCGGAGGAAAGTCCCCCACCATGTCCATGTCCCCCGCGTCCAGGGCAAAGTGTCCTCCCCAGACAGCAGCTCGGAGGACAGCGGAGGACAGTCCGCGGACACGCGCACCCCCGGCAAGCCGGACAGGGAGACGCTCGGCGGGGGCGCGGATCTGGGGCTTGGGGGTCGCGGTGTCCCCCTGACCTCGAGTGACCTCACTGGGCGCCTCGGGGACgcgcagcagcaggaggaggaggaggaggaggagggggagcagGAGCTGCTCAGGGACCTGGAGGAGCTCAGGTCCGAGAACGAGTACCTCAAG GACGAGATGGAGGAGATGCGCGCGGAGATGCTGGAGATGCGAGACGCGTTCctgaaggaggaagagggacaGCTGCAGGAGCTGCGGGCGCAGCTGGAGGGCGCTCGGCGCACCTGCCGAGTGCTGCAGTACCGACTGCGCAAGGCCGAGCGCCACAGCTTGCGTGTGGCCCACAGCGGACAGGTGGACAGGGAACTCGTGGGCACCTTGGAGCAGGACGTCAAG GTGGCGCGGGACGTGTCCGTGCGGCTGCACGCGGAGCTTAGCAGGGCCGAGGATCACTGGAACCGCCTGGAGCGCGAGAACCAGGAGCTGCGCGAGAAGCTGCTGGACCTGGAGGTGGCCAACCAGGTGCTCAAGGAGGAAGTGGACAAGGCACGGGAG AACTCCTTGAGGAAGAGAGGGCTGCGCTCGTCCACCAAAGCCGACAGGAAGTCCTCGCAG GATGACATCGCCGACCTCAAGTGCCAGCTCCACTTCGCCAAGGAGGAGTCGCTGCTCATGTGCAAGAAGCTGACCAAGACAGCCAAGGAGAGTGAGGCCATGAGGGAGGAACTCGCCAGGTACCGCGCGCTGTACGGCGATGTGGACACACCCCCGTCTGGGGAGATGACTGCCGGAAGCCTTTACACTCGCGAGGCTGAAGTTAAAGTTCACCTGAGGCTCGTGGAGGAGGAGGCCAACCTGCTGAGTCGACGGATcgtggagctggaggtggagaaccGGGGCCTGCAAGCAGAGATGGAGGTGCTGAAAGAGAAGGAGGCGGGGCTGGGGGCTGACAGCATGAGGGAGCTCAAGAAGCACCTGCAGTTTGTGGAGGGGGACGTGGAGCTGGTGCAACGCTCGATGgcagagctgcaggagcagaACTGGGCTTTGAAGACCAGGCTTGGCCGATCCCGAGCAGAGCTGGAGCTCGAGCCAAACTCCAACACCTTCTCCCGGGGAGACGAGGAACCGCTCGAGGGTGGGATGCAGTCAAGGGCCCAAGATGGAAACCTGCCCTCCCACATTGATAGAAGACCCCCTCCCCTTGATGGGCCTGGAGCGGGCGAGCAGGAGCTCCtggtgggggaggagaggaACGCGCAGAAGGACTGCTGCTGCCCCAGCAGCCTGAGGTCGACGGACCAAGAGACCCTGGTGGCCGTCCGAGAGCAGGCCCACCTTGTCGGCACGACCATCCGACTGCTGCTCAGGCCTGGACCGGACAGCACTGGCCCCTTCTGGCCAAGAGGCCTCCTGGCAGGGACACTAGCCAGTAGGCTGGAGGCTCTACAGGTGCTGCTGCTTGGCCtcctggagggggaagagacaccGGGCAGCTGTGGACGGAGGCAGGTGGAAGGAGCCGAGCGTGAGAGCGCGGGGACACCAGTCCCACCTTTGTGCCGTCACCACGAGCTTGTCAAAGAGGCAGCCGCCGAGCGAAAG GTCCGAGGTCAGGAGGCGAAGACAAACCAAGCGCTCCGAGGGACTGGACTGGAAGCGGAGGCAGAGGAG ACATGCACTCAGATGCTGTCACTGCGACTGCGGCACCATGACAGTAAAACCCTGGAGCTCAGGCAGGATGCGCAGCTGCTCATCCTCCGGCTGCGCTGCTTCCTCAAGCAGTGGCGTAAGGGCCAAGCGAGGGACCCTGGCAGGAAGGAGAGCCTGCAG GTGGGCAGTGACCTGGGCAGCACTCTGCAAGACCTGAAAGGGGCGTTACGGGACCTGAGTGCCATCCTGCACAAAGAGTGTCAGGGGTCCCTGGAGCACAAACAGCAGTTTCATGACTCTAAGACCACCTGGGAAGTGGACAGGTCAGAGCTCAGGAGAGAGGTCCTGCCG GATGCTCACCCCCAGCTGGATTCCAAAGACACTGAAGCAGATTGTCTGAATGAGGTGCTGCAGAGGGGGTGCGAGGAACACACGCGACCCGTGGTGGCTGAGCCGTGCATTCCCATTACGGAGTCATTCCAAGAGCAGTGGATGTGTGAGAAGATGGAGCTGTTGGACCGACTGTGTCATGAGCAGAACCACTTACAGGCAAAGCTGGATGCACAG tttctgcaaagaaaaacatctgagagAAAAAGCTCTTTGGAAACAGAAGCACAAGAGACAAACTCACAGAG GAGGAATTGTGCAGTTTCTCCCCAGTTGGGCAATGAGGGTTTCCCAGACAGCTCTGTAGACCATCGAGCCAAAGCCGAGGGAAGCAGGAAAAGAGAGGACAGCGAGCGTTACCCCTTCTTTGCCCACACTGATCTCGGCTCGATGAGTGGAAAAAACTGGATGTACCTTACTGAGGAGGCTGGAGCGCTGAAGGGAAATGAGCCATTCAAGACCTGGGATTGCCCATCGTGGACCAGCACCTTCCCGGACCTGGATCTTGGACACGGGTGGGTCCGGAGGAGCTGTACCGCGCCCGACAAGTCCGGCCTCCGTATTTACTACAGCCCGCCCGGCACGCGTCGCATCACACCACGGCCAACAAGTGAAACTgggaagaaggaagaggagatgGTGGCAAAGAGCGAGGAGTTCAAGTCTCTGTCCAACTCCACTGAGTCAGTGGACAGCACGGGCACCCTAACCATAACCTTTGAGAACTGGATCAACCGGCTCTCCGAGCAGCAGCGTGATCTTTTGGAGAATGGGTCGGCCAGCCGCACCTCAGGGACCGGCTTTCCTCTGCCCTTCGAGCACTTGGAGATGTCGGGCAACCTGAGTGATGACATGAAGGAGATGACCTACAGCATGCGTCAGGTTGCTCGACCCGGCCCCCTGGAGAGCCGGCTCCGTGATGCAGCTTGTCAGACatcagaggaggaggacaccGGTGACCCAAAGGCTCCTGTGCCTCTGCTGGTGAGTGTGGGGCTGCAGACGGAAGCTCCATCCTCCAGCACGGCCACTCAGAACAGGAAGAGCTGGCCACCCCGGGTCTCCTCACTGGGCACTGCTCGTGTCCGACACATTTCCGTCTCCCTGGAGAGGGTCCCAGACCGTAGCAAGAGGTCTAGGTGTGGGTCACCAAAGCTGCAGCGCCGGTTAGTCTGctcttcctccacctccaggtTGGACAGCGGCCGGGATCATTTGGGCCTCTGGGGCCTTCCGCAGCGGGACACGAGTGCTCCGGCATTGACCCAATCCACTTCCGCTCAAGGCAGTCCTTCTGGCCCCTTGAGCTCAGTGGCTGAAGAAGCACGCACCGTGGTATCCAACAAGGCTGCCAACAAGGCTGCCAACAAGGCCAGCTCTGCCCATAAGTATGGCATCGTCCAAGAATTCTTCCGGAATGTGTGCAGCCGCGGGCACGCGCCCACTCTGGGCGGCCGGCAGGAGTCAATGAAGACTATGGTATCACCGTGCGGTGACCGCAGAGTGCTAGTGGAAGACAAGAAGGCAGAGCATCCTGCCTCTCGAGCCACGTCACTGGTCAGGTCCAACAGCTTCAGCAAGATTGTCAACAAGAGGCTGACAAATCAGAGCCCCAGAGATGAGAGGGGTGGGGCCAGCCGTGCTCCTCACACTGCAGAAAGGACAATGAGCGGCAGCACTCTCGAG gATGTGGCGTGTGACTGCACCTCCCAATCCCTGACCTCCTGCTTCTCCCGGTCCTCGCGATCGTTCTCACACCACACCCCGGGGCAGTGCAAGCCACGCCCCCCGGAGCCCTCCATCACATTGACGACAGTTGAAAAGGAAAAGCTGAGCCAGGACTGA